A single region of the Mycobacterium lentiflavum genome encodes:
- the ag85A gene encoding diacylglycerol acyltransferase/mycolyltransferase Ag85A: MTLVDRFRGAVARMPRRLVVGAAGAALLSGLIGVVGGPATAGAFSRPGLPVEYLQVPSAAMGRDIKVQFQSGGANAPALYLLDGMRAQDDFNGWDINTPAFEWYNQSGIATVMPVGGQSSFYSDWYAPACGKAGCTTYKWETFLTSELPQYLSANKQVKPTGSAAVGLSMAGSSALILAAYHPDQFVYAGSLSALLDPSQGMGPTLIGLAMGDAGGYKTKDMWGPSSDPAWQRNDPSLQVGKLVSNNTRIWIYCGNGKPSDLGGDNLPAKFLEGFVRTSNLKFQDAYNAAGGHNAVFNFDANGTHDWPYWGAQLQAMKPDLQSVLGATPGAGPATAAPATAPSQGT; the protein is encoded by the coding sequence ATGACGCTTGTTGACAGGTTTCGCGGCGCCGTGGCTCGGATGCCACGTCGGCTCGTGGTGGGTGCCGCGGGGGCGGCTCTGCTCTCGGGTCTGATCGGCGTCGTGGGGGGCCCGGCCACCGCTGGGGCGTTCTCACGCCCCGGTCTGCCGGTGGAGTACCTGCAGGTTCCGTCGGCCGCAATGGGCCGCGACATCAAGGTTCAGTTCCAGAGCGGTGGCGCCAACGCGCCCGCGCTGTACCTGCTGGACGGTATGCGCGCCCAGGACGACTTCAACGGCTGGGACATCAACACCCCTGCGTTCGAGTGGTACAACCAGTCCGGCATCGCGACCGTGATGCCGGTTGGCGGCCAGTCCAGCTTCTACTCCGACTGGTATGCGCCCGCCTGCGGTAAGGCCGGCTGCACCACCTACAAGTGGGAGACCTTCCTGACCAGCGAGCTGCCGCAGTACCTGTCGGCCAACAAGCAGGTCAAGCCGACTGGCAGCGCGGCTGTCGGTCTGTCGATGGCCGGCTCGTCGGCGCTGATCCTGGCGGCGTACCACCCCGACCAGTTCGTCTATGCCGGCTCGCTGTCGGCGCTGCTGGACCCGTCCCAGGGCATGGGGCCGACTCTGATCGGCCTGGCCATGGGTGACGCCGGCGGTTACAAGACCAAGGACATGTGGGGGCCGTCGAGCGACCCGGCGTGGCAGCGCAACGACCCGTCGCTGCAGGTTGGCAAGCTGGTCTCGAACAACACCCGGATCTGGATCTACTGCGGTAACGGCAAGCCGTCCGACCTCGGTGGCGACAACCTGCCCGCCAAGTTCCTGGAAGGCTTCGTGCGGACCAGCAACCTGAAGTTCCAGGACGCCTACAACGCGGCCGGCGGCCACAACGCGGTGTTCAACTTCGACGCCAACGGCACCCACGACTGGCCCTACTGGGGCGCGCAGCTGCAGGCGATGAAGCCTGACCTGCAGTCGGTCCTGGGCGCCACCCCGGGCGCCGGTCCGGCAACGGCCGCACCTGCAACCGCGCCGAGCCAGGGCACCTAG
- the aftB gene encoding terminal beta-(1->2)-arabinofuranosyltransferase: MRSASPGLDALKRFNGTVMRRRPRVGRGNRPPFAYETSVRVSLWVSVAVVAVLFGWGAWERRWIADDGLIVLRTVRNLLAGNGPVFNQGERVEANTSTAWTYLMYIGSWVGGPVRMEYVALALALALSVSGVVLLMLGAGRLYAPSLRGREAIMLPAGALIYIALPPARDFATSGLESGLTLAYLGLLWWMMVRWAQPLRNRPDNDVYLGVLAFVAGFSVLVRPELALMGGLALIMMLIAARTWRRRVLIVVAGGLLPVAYQIFRMGYYGLLVPGTALAKDAAGDKWSQGMIYLSNFISPYAVWLPVLLLVPLGLLLMMARRRPSFLRPMLAPNYGRVARAVQSPPAVVAFVLVSGLLQALYWTRQGGDFMHARVLLAPLFCLLAPVAVIPVLIPDGQDYSRETGYWLAGAASLLWLGIAGWSLWAANSPGMGYDATHVTYSGIVDERRFYAQATGHAHPLTASDYLDYPRMAAVLAALDNTPDGALLLPSGNYIQWDIVPQAQQPPPAPGSPPDSKPPQKPQHAVFFTNLGMLGMNVGLDVRVIDQIGLANPLAQHTQRLTHGRIGHDKNLFPDWVIADGPWVKVYPGIPGYLDANWVAQAVAALQCPETKAVLASVRAPMSLHRFVSNFLHSFEFTAYRIDRVPLYELARCGLPVPEPSPPPPRE, encoded by the coding sequence TTGCGTTCGGCTAGCCCGGGTCTGGATGCGCTGAAGCGCTTCAACGGCACGGTGATGCGCCGCCGGCCCAGGGTCGGGCGGGGCAACCGGCCGCCGTTCGCCTACGAAACCTCGGTTCGGGTCAGCCTATGGGTGAGCGTGGCGGTGGTCGCCGTGCTGTTCGGCTGGGGAGCCTGGGAGCGGCGCTGGATCGCCGACGACGGACTGATCGTGTTGCGCACGGTACGCAACCTGCTGGCCGGCAACGGGCCGGTTTTCAACCAGGGTGAGCGGGTCGAGGCGAACACCTCCACGGCGTGGACCTACCTGATGTACATCGGAAGCTGGGTCGGCGGACCGGTGCGCATGGAGTACGTCGCGCTGGCGCTGGCGCTGGCGCTTTCCGTCTCGGGTGTGGTGCTGCTGATGCTGGGCGCCGGTCGGCTCTACGCGCCCAGCCTGCGCGGACGCGAGGCGATCATGCTGCCCGCCGGGGCGCTGATCTACATCGCGTTGCCCCCGGCACGAGACTTCGCCACCTCAGGGCTGGAGAGTGGGCTGACGCTGGCGTACCTGGGGTTGCTGTGGTGGATGATGGTGCGCTGGGCGCAGCCGCTGCGGAACCGGCCGGATAACGACGTGTACCTCGGGGTGCTGGCCTTCGTCGCGGGGTTCAGCGTGCTGGTGCGTCCTGAGCTGGCGCTGATGGGCGGCCTGGCTCTGATCATGATGCTGATCGCGGCCCGGACCTGGCGCCGGCGAGTGCTGATCGTCGTGGCAGGCGGGTTGCTTCCGGTGGCCTACCAGATCTTCCGGATGGGCTACTACGGCTTGCTGGTGCCCGGGACCGCGTTGGCCAAGGACGCCGCTGGTGACAAGTGGTCCCAGGGCATGATCTACCTGTCGAACTTCATCTCGCCCTACGCCGTCTGGCTGCCGGTGCTGCTGCTGGTCCCGCTGGGGTTGCTGCTGATGATGGCGCGTCGGCGGCCGTCGTTCTTGCGACCGATGCTCGCGCCGAACTACGGCCGGGTGGCGCGGGCCGTCCAAAGCCCACCCGCGGTGGTGGCCTTCGTCCTCGTGAGTGGGTTGCTGCAGGCCCTCTACTGGACCCGGCAGGGCGGCGATTTCATGCACGCGCGGGTACTACTGGCACCGCTATTTTGTTTGCTGGCGCCAGTCGCCGTGATCCCCGTGCTGATCCCCGACGGGCAGGACTATTCCCGCGAAACGGGCTACTGGCTGGCCGGTGCCGCCAGCCTGCTGTGGCTGGGTATCGCGGGGTGGTCGCTGTGGGCAGCAAACTCGCCGGGGATGGGTTACGACGCCACCCACGTGACCTACAGCGGCATCGTCGACGAACGCCGCTTCTACGCCCAGGCGACCGGGCATGCGCACCCGTTGACCGCCTCCGATTACCTCGATTACCCGAGGATGGCGGCGGTGCTGGCGGCCCTGGACAACACCCCGGACGGGGCGTTGCTGTTGCCGTCCGGCAACTACATTCAGTGGGACATCGTGCCCCAGGCGCAGCAGCCGCCGCCGGCCCCAGGCAGCCCCCCCGACAGCAAACCGCCGCAAAAGCCGCAACACGCAGTGTTTTTCACCAACCTGGGCATGCTGGGCATGAACGTCGGGCTCGATGTCCGGGTGATCGACCAGATCGGGTTGGCGAACCCGCTCGCCCAGCACACGCAGCGCCTGACGCACGGCCGGATCGGGCATGACAAGAACCTCTTCCCCGACTGGGTGATCGCCGACGGCCCGTGGGTGAAGGTGTATCCGGGCATTCCGGGCTATCTGGATGCGAATTGGGTTGCCCAGGCGGTGGCCGCGTTGCAGTGCCCGGAGACCAAGGCGGTGCTGGCGTCGGTGCGCGCCCCGATGTCGCTGCACCGGTTCGTCTCAAACTTCTTGCACTCCTTCGAATTCACCGCCTACCGGATCGACCGCGTCCCGCTCTACGAACTCGCCAGGTGTGGCCTGCCGGTGCCGGAACCGAGTCCACCGCCCCCCCGCGAGTGA
- a CDS encoding decaprenyl-phosphate phosphoribosyltransferase → MSEDVVTGKPPANLITGVIKAMRPRQWVKNVLVLAAPVAAAGHGVRYDYVDVLTKASVAFVVFSLAASAIYLINDVRDVEADREHPTKRFRPIAAGVVPEWLAYTLAVVLAAASLGISFWLTPNLAVVMGVYLAMQLAYCFGLKHQAVLDICIVSSAYLLRAIAGGAATDIPLSQWFLLIMAFGSLFMAAGKRYAELQLAERTGAAIRKSLESYTSTYLRFVWTMSATAFVMCYGLWAFERDRGSGSWYAVSMVPLTIAVLRYAVDVDGGLAGEPEEIALRDRVLQLLFLAWIATVGAAVAFG, encoded by the coding sequence ATGAGCGAAGACGTGGTGACCGGAAAACCTCCGGCCAACCTGATCACCGGCGTGATCAAGGCGATGCGCCCGCGTCAATGGGTGAAGAACGTGCTCGTGCTTGCCGCGCCGGTCGCCGCGGCGGGGCACGGGGTCCGGTACGACTACGTGGATGTGCTGACCAAGGCCTCCGTGGCCTTCGTCGTGTTCAGCCTGGCGGCCTCGGCGATCTACCTGATCAACGACGTCCGCGATGTCGAGGCCGACCGGGAGCACCCCACCAAAAGGTTCCGTCCGATCGCGGCCGGCGTCGTGCCCGAATGGCTGGCCTACACCCTGGCCGTGGTGCTGGCTGCGGCCTCGCTGGGAATTTCCTTCTGGCTGACGCCGAACCTCGCGGTCGTGATGGGCGTCTACCTCGCGATGCAGCTGGCCTACTGCTTCGGCCTCAAACACCAAGCGGTGCTGGACATCTGCATCGTGTCGTCGGCCTATCTGCTCCGGGCGATCGCCGGGGGTGCGGCCACCGACATCCCGCTGTCCCAGTGGTTCCTGCTGATCATGGCGTTCGGGTCGCTGTTCATGGCGGCCGGCAAGCGCTATGCCGAACTGCAGCTGGCCGAGCGCACCGGCGCGGCGATTCGCAAGTCGCTGGAAAGCTACACCAGCACCTACCTGCGATTCGTCTGGACGATGTCGGCGACGGCATTCGTGATGTGCTACGGGTTATGGGCGTTTGAGCGGGACCGCGGTTCGGGCTCCTGGTACGCGGTGTCGATGGTTCCGCTGACCATTGCGGTCCTGCGCTACGCGGTCGACGTCGACGGCGGACTGGCCGGCGAGCCCGAAGAAATCGCGCTGCGTGACCGGGTGTTGCAGCTGCTGTTCCTGGCGTGGATCGCAACAGTTGGTGCCGCCGTTGCGTTCGGCTAG